Proteins co-encoded in one Quercus robur chromosome 8, dhQueRobu3.1, whole genome shotgun sequence genomic window:
- the LOC126695342 gene encoding uncharacterized protein LOC126695342 codes for MYQPVDEGARTFTGFLGTIARKPHMCPIKYLDWKVMPEELKEECWRLVKRKYQVPDNPKAYEGLKKFTLQKIGKAWRDHKCRLKAKYYIPHSRNKARVKSNGPRKCIPEDWNIFVDHWYSDDAVDKMRELLADPENQLQSSDTSGSIAWSRDDVFAKVMGKEHKGRIRGVGFGPTPSGQSSKTALTDSEIRLSQARDDEVAQLKASLATMEEKLAGFDEMKEKVSQFEEMEERMEQRMARLLQQMQQTTQCNQDLSPVEQSPPLPRSSAASHQPRSL; via the exons ATGTATCAGCCGGTTGATGAGGGGGCAAGGACTTTCACTGGTTTCTTGGGTACGATTGCACGGAAACCCCACATGTGCCCGATTAAATACCTTGACTGGAAGGTCATGCCAGAAGAACTTAAAGAAGAGTGTTGGCGTCTTGTAAAG CGAAAATACCAAGTCCCTGATAATCCTAAGGCATATGAGGGTTTGAAGAAATTTACTTTACAAAAAATTGGGAAGGCGTGGAGAGATCATAAGTGTAGGCTAAAGGCTAAGTATTATATACCGCAttcaagaaacaaagcacgGGTGAAGAGCAACGGACCTAGGAAATGCATACCAGAAGATTGGAATATATTTGTTgatcattggtattctgatgaTGCAGTG GACAAAATGAGGGAATTGTTGGCTGACCCTGAGAATCAATTGCAGTCATCTGACACAAGTGGTAGTATTGCATGGTCAAGAGATGATGTGTTTGCCAAAGTGATGGGTAAGGAGCACAAAGGTCGCATTCGTGGGGTAGGATTTGGTCCAACCCCAAGTGGTCAAAGTAGTAAGACTGCTCTCACGGACAGTGAAATACGATTAAGTCAAGCAAGGGACGACGAAGTTGCACAATTGAAGGCTTCCTTGGCTACTATGGAGGAGAAACTAGCAGGTTTTGACGAAATGAAGGAAAAAGTTAGTCAATTCGAAGAAATGGAGGAAAGAATGGAGCAAAGAATGGCTCGCCTGCTTCAACAGATGCAACAAACTACACAATGCAATCAG GATCTTTCTCCGGTCGAACAATCTCCACCTCTCCCCAGATCATCAGCTGCATCTCATCAACCAAGAAGCTTATAA
- the LOC126696212 gene encoding uncharacterized protein LOC126696212 has protein sequence MGAISSKTPIALPPKFKISNAEKFDGIRDLKQHVKRYLSITEMKGLDEKQTLHAFPLSLMGGASRWYYRLDANKTKVWPERVELLVDQFIFNTMIDVTLRDLKTTKQGVETFFEYMTRWKGKTFRMVNRPNKKDQINMIIKNFLLAYNSRLLSLPISSFGELRDCGTRIEDAINNGQLEKGQSKPQIKKK, from the coding sequence ATGGGGGCCATAAGTTCAAAAACTCCCATTGCATTACCTCCAAAGTTCAAGATTTCTAATGCGGAAAAGTTTGATGGGATTAGAGACCTAAAGCAACATGTTAAGAGGTACTTGAGCATTACTGAAATGAAAGGGTTGGATGAGAAACAAACCTTGCATGCATTTCCTCTTTCACTTATGGGAGGTGCATCAAGGTGGTACTATAGGTTAGATGCAAATAAGACCAAGGTGTGGCCTGAGCGAGTGGAGTTATTAGTAGATCAATTCATCTTCAACACCATGATTGATGTGACCCTAAGGGACTTGAAGACCACTAAACAAGGTGTAGAGACATTCTTCGAATATATGACAAGGTGGAAGGGAAAGACGTTTAGGATGGTTAATAGGCCAAATAAGAAAGACCAAATCAACATGATTATCAAGAATTTTCTTCTGGCATATAATAGTAGGCTCCTGTCATTGCCTATTAGTTCTTTCGGGGAATTGCGTGATTGTGGAACTAGGATAGAAGATGCTATCAATAATGGGCAATTGGAGAAGGGTCAGAGCAAACCTCAAATCAAGAAGAAATAA